One Lacticaseibacillus rhamnosus genomic window carries:
- a CDS encoding helix-hairpin-helix domain-containing protein, whose amino-acid sequence MATLIYWLKTYWYAPLIILIGGFFFWQQAKAGSANQPLSVSVNSHSSSHMAASRSSKATSMSGSHRPSHGFVHLKGAIQHPGIYPVKENTRWDEVVKAAGGLTAAADMQQVNLAKIASDQESLYVPEKGETSTATAPTTTAGGTSATGKPTQTASGAVVDLNKADVAQLTTISGIGPKKAADIISYRDSHGGFKDINELKEVHGIGDKTFETLAPQLTVGP is encoded by the coding sequence ATGGCGACACTGATTTATTGGCTGAAAACATATTGGTATGCACCCTTGATTATTTTAATCGGCGGTTTCTTTTTTTGGCAGCAGGCGAAGGCAGGATCGGCAAATCAGCCTTTGTCGGTGAGTGTGAATTCCCATAGTAGTTCGCACATGGCGGCGTCACGATCTAGTAAGGCAACAAGCATGAGTGGCAGTCATCGTCCGAGCCACGGTTTCGTGCATTTAAAAGGCGCAATACAACATCCTGGCATTTATCCGGTCAAAGAAAACACGCGCTGGGATGAAGTGGTTAAAGCTGCCGGCGGGTTGACGGCAGCGGCTGATATGCAACAAGTCAATCTAGCCAAGATCGCCAGTGATCAGGAAAGCCTGTATGTCCCGGAAAAAGGCGAAACGTCAACTGCAACGGCACCAACTACCACGGCAGGTGGCACTTCTGCTACTGGGAAGCCCACCCAGACTGCCAGTGGTGCCGTTGTTGATCTTAATAAAGCGGATGTGGCGCAACTGACGACCATCAGTGGGATTGGCCCCAAAAAGGCTGCGGATATTATTAGCTATCGCGACAGTCATGGTGGGTTCAAGGATATTAACGAACTCAAAGAAGTTCATGGTATCGGGGATAAGACTTTTGAAACCCTGGCGCCGCAGCTAACCGTGGGCCCATGA
- a CDS encoding ComEC/Rec2 family competence protein, which yields MSGRLILLAAALLAGIMGGIGLWWVLAILLIWLVMKTNRTSFVYVGLFLVIGWGCGRADANQWQNPPQPRGSVTIPASAIKLKDGYVSFIGRAANGIAVSGRGSVSKELAERLASNDQPVQLAGGYEVARLAPARNQFEFDYATYAWQSRQLAYELVKPTLNFSFQPRRQFFDVVDSWRVHLFAYFEQLPNKVRQYAKGLLLGQLDDDFLTQRQAFVDLGVFHLFSISGLHLFALVASLYWLAARLRIPQGLVDGLLLGLLPLFLLLLPLGAGLWRAVWMRLADIINRYLRFGLTGLDLFSMVLMVNLLWQPRVLMTMGGQLTYLMTGLLIGLPALHKWQVNWRLVLGGMPVIAWHTFSFNLLTVFFNWLLMPIFELIIIPGLVFALLMPHAGLTYLFNDALQLLETILIRLSHLPGQIIIGAFPSWLAVLGVFAMMLVLTWQCWPVAVGWFVVLALWSWYQPNYRVVMFDVGQGDAILIESPFHQGVMLIDTGGRIFGKTSHPPVSRAIVPYLHARGYARLNTLVLTHPDMDHVGDAPKLAELIPIERLVTTPTAQHHPMIKKVSQRVAATQTVTADQWLQVGPLRLQVLAPSATGHHDPQDTNADSIVLYGKIGNSRWLFTGDADQTVEKTQILPRHLQVDYLKAGHHGSKTASAPALISSLQLKAALISAGVDNRYGHPHPETLATFANAHVPWSSTSEQGMLWVEPNPQRQQDQLFGWLQKRSRQSHAGP from the coding sequence ATGAGCGGGCGGTTAATCTTACTTGCGGCTGCTTTACTTGCCGGCATCATGGGCGGTATCGGTTTGTGGTGGGTGCTGGCTATCTTGCTTATTTGGCTTGTCATGAAAACCAATCGAACCAGTTTCGTTTATGTTGGCCTTTTTTTAGTCATCGGCTGGGGGTGCGGAAGGGCAGATGCCAATCAATGGCAGAATCCGCCGCAACCCCGTGGTAGTGTGACCATCCCGGCGTCAGCCATTAAGCTCAAAGACGGGTATGTCAGCTTTATCGGTCGGGCTGCCAACGGGATTGCCGTCAGTGGTCGTGGTTCGGTCTCAAAGGAACTTGCGGAACGGTTGGCTAGTAATGATCAGCCGGTACAATTGGCCGGTGGTTATGAAGTAGCACGTTTGGCACCTGCACGTAATCAGTTTGAATTTGATTATGCAACTTATGCGTGGCAAAGCCGGCAGCTTGCCTATGAATTAGTCAAACCGACTTTGAACTTTTCTTTTCAACCACGAAGACAATTTTTTGATGTCGTTGATAGTTGGCGCGTCCATCTGTTTGCTTATTTCGAACAATTACCGAACAAGGTACGCCAATATGCCAAAGGGTTGCTTTTAGGGCAATTGGATGATGATTTTTTAACGCAACGCCAAGCATTTGTTGATTTAGGCGTCTTTCATCTGTTTTCGATTTCCGGATTGCATCTGTTCGCCTTGGTTGCCTCGCTTTATTGGTTGGCAGCAAGGTTACGGATACCGCAAGGATTAGTCGATGGCCTGCTATTGGGATTGTTGCCACTATTTTTATTATTGCTGCCATTAGGTGCGGGCTTGTGGCGGGCGGTATGGATGCGGTTAGCTGATATTATTAATCGGTATCTTCGGTTTGGCTTAACCGGGCTGGATCTGTTTAGCATGGTGTTGATGGTCAACTTGCTCTGGCAACCGCGTGTCTTGATGACCATGGGCGGGCAATTGACGTACTTGATGACTGGGTTGCTCATTGGTTTACCGGCGCTGCATAAGTGGCAGGTGAATTGGCGGTTAGTATTAGGCGGCATGCCTGTCATTGCCTGGCATACGTTCAGCTTTAATCTTTTGACGGTATTCTTCAATTGGCTTCTCATGCCGATTTTTGAACTGATCATCATACCGGGGTTGGTATTTGCCTTATTGATGCCGCATGCAGGGTTAACGTATTTGTTTAACGATGCATTGCAATTATTAGAGACCATCCTCATTCGGTTGAGTCACTTGCCTGGGCAGATTATTATTGGTGCGTTTCCCAGCTGGTTGGCTGTGCTTGGGGTTTTTGCTATGATGCTGGTTTTGACGTGGCAATGTTGGCCCGTAGCAGTTGGCTGGTTTGTTGTACTTGCCTTGTGGAGTTGGTATCAGCCGAATTATCGGGTGGTGATGTTTGATGTGGGGCAAGGCGATGCGATTTTGATCGAATCCCCGTTTCATCAAGGGGTTATGTTGATTGACACGGGTGGCCGCATATTCGGCAAAACCAGCCATCCTCCTGTTAGCCGCGCGATTGTCCCGTATTTGCATGCACGCGGTTATGCCCGCTTGAATACGCTGGTTTTAACCCATCCTGATATGGATCACGTTGGCGATGCACCTAAACTTGCTGAGTTGATACCGATTGAGCGGCTAGTAACCACCCCAACCGCGCAGCATCATCCTATGATTAAAAAAGTTAGCCAGCGGGTTGCCGCAACGCAAACAGTCACAGCGGATCAATGGCTGCAGGTCGGGCCACTTCGATTACAGGTACTTGCGCCAAGTGCCACGGGCCATCACGACCCCCAGGATACAAACGCGGATTCCATTGTTCTCTATGGTAAAATAGGTAACAGTCGCTGGTTATTTACTGGGGATGCTGACCAAACCGTTGAAAAAACGCAAATTCTGCCGCGGCATTTGCAAGTCGACTATTTAAAGGCAGGACACCATGGTTCAAAAACCGCCAGTGCACCGGCGTTAATTTCGAGTTTACAGTTAAAAGCCGCTTTAATTTCCGCTGGTGTCGATAATCGGTATGGTCATCCGCATCCAGAAACATTGGCAACGTTTGCTAATGCCCATGTTCCGTGGTCAAGTACCAGTGAACAAGGGATGCTTTGGGTGGAACCAAACCCGCAACGTCAACAGGATCAGCTATTTGGCTGGTTGCAGAAAAGGAGCAGACAATCGCATGCAGGTCCGTGA
- the holA gene encoding DNA polymerase III subunit delta — MQVRDFIKHLKNGERPPLTLILGEEQALRQQAQQALANLIPEDQKAMNFGRYDMHQTPVGVALDDATSIPFFGEYREVVIDDPYFLTGEKSTDKIEHDLTGLQAYFDNPVPSTMMVLIAPYKKLDERKRLTKALKKAALIVDAAPLDERSARMALAQIFKQHQVDIQPPALDALVQRTNGQYSVMMGEVRKLLTYASDGSPLTVAAVSALVPKQLNDRVFDLVTDVLRQNAADALALYRDLLAQREEPIRLNALMLGQFRLLIQVKLLAQKGYGQGDIAATLKAHPYRVKLALRQVGRLPYHQLAQAYSGLVDTETAMKTGTIDKALAFELFMLKYTGQASAHRKGKYTASRS, encoded by the coding sequence ATGCAGGTCCGTGATTTTATCAAACATCTGAAAAATGGCGAACGACCGCCGCTGACATTAATTCTTGGCGAGGAGCAGGCTTTACGGCAACAGGCTCAACAAGCGCTGGCTAATTTGATTCCTGAAGACCAAAAAGCCATGAATTTTGGCCGTTATGACATGCATCAAACTCCAGTGGGCGTTGCCTTGGATGATGCGACTTCAATTCCTTTTTTCGGCGAATACCGCGAAGTTGTGATTGACGATCCTTACTTTTTAACCGGCGAAAAAAGTACCGATAAGATTGAACATGATCTCACCGGACTGCAGGCTTATTTTGACAATCCGGTTCCGTCAACGATGATGGTGTTAATCGCACCATATAAAAAACTTGATGAACGTAAACGGCTGACGAAAGCTTTGAAGAAGGCAGCTTTGATTGTTGATGCTGCGCCACTGGATGAACGGTCAGCGCGAATGGCATTGGCACAAATCTTCAAGCAACATCAAGTCGATATTCAGCCACCAGCACTCGATGCGCTTGTTCAGCGAACGAACGGACAGTATTCGGTCATGATGGGCGAAGTCCGGAAACTTCTGACGTATGCAAGTGATGGTAGTCCATTAACTGTTGCTGCGGTATCGGCATTGGTCCCCAAGCAGCTTAATGACCGGGTTTTTGATCTGGTAACGGATGTGTTGCGTCAAAATGCTGCGGATGCTTTGGCACTTTATCGTGATCTGCTTGCACAACGCGAAGAACCGATTCGGCTCAATGCGTTAATGCTAGGCCAATTTCGACTTTTAATTCAGGTTAAGTTATTAGCGCAAAAAGGTTACGGCCAAGGTGATATTGCCGCTACGCTCAAGGCCCATCCGTACCGAGTCAAATTAGCATTACGGCAGGTTGGTCGTTTGCCTTATCACCAACTGGCCCAGGCTTATAGTGGGCTGGTGGATACTGAAACCGCGATGAAGACGGGAACGATTGATAAGGCACTGGCCTTTGAACTGTTCATGCTGAAGTACACAGGTCAAGCGTCAGCGCATCGGAAGGGGAAGTATACGGCTTCACGCTCCTAA
- the rpsT gene encoding 30S ribosomal protein S20: MPQIKSAIKRVKTQENARERNIAQLNAMRTAVKKFKSASEQNADNSQDLYKAATRAIDMANSKGLIKKNKAGRDKSRLAALLNK, from the coding sequence ATGCCACAAATCAAATCTGCAATCAAACGCGTTAAGACGCAGGAAAATGCCCGTGAACGTAACATTGCCCAGCTGAACGCAATGCGTACCGCTGTTAAGAAGTTCAAGAGTGCAAGCGAACAAAATGCTGACAACAGTCAGGATCTTTATAAAGCGGCAACTCGTGCCATCGACATGGCTAACAGCAAAGGCCTGATCAAGAAGAACAAGGCCGGTCGCGACAAGAGCCGTCTTGCAGCCCTACTTAACAAGTAA
- the rpsO gene encoding 30S ribosomal protein S15, whose amino-acid sequence MAIDQTQKNEIIKQYARHDGDTGSPEVQIAVLTAEILALNDHLSVHKKDHHSYVGLMKKIGHRRNLLAYLRNKDIIRYRDLIKSLGLRR is encoded by the coding sequence ATGGCAATTGACCAAACGCAAAAGAACGAAATTATCAAGCAATACGCACGACACGATGGTGACACTGGTTCACCGGAAGTTCAGATCGCAGTTTTAACTGCTGAAATCCTAGCTTTGAACGACCATTTATCCGTTCACAAGAAGGATCATCACAGTTATGTCGGTCTGATGAAGAAGATCGGCCACCGTCGTAATCTGCTTGCCTATCTGCGCAATAAAGACATCATTCGCTACCGTGACTTAATCAAGTCATTAGGTCTGCGTCGTTAA
- a CDS encoding ribonuclease J: MTKINLVALGGVRENGKNMYAVEVDDQIFVCDFGLKYPDNELLGIDVVIPDFSYLTENADRIAGIFLSHGHADAVGALPYFLVDHPVPVFGSELTIAMAKVFMQHDSKAKKFKDFHVIDEKSVIDFGDVSVSFFKTTHSIPGSLGIDIETSEGQIVYTGDFKFDPSATPMYQTDWARLAQIGNKKVLALLSDSANAESPYPNANEHEIYDHIKETFEYQDGRIIVAGVASNIQRIQQVINAAASLGRRVVLTGRDVEKVVKTAIRMGYIKLPDDDILAKTKELKGLAPEKTVILETGRMGEPMKSLQRMATSRHRLIHIHEGDLVFITTTIAHAMETMAARTKDMIYRAGGDVKVLGDDIHSSGHAYKNDLQLMIDLLKPEYLVPVQGEYRLLAAHAEIAHEAGIPLANIFIVGMGDILRYEKGQMNASGHVNAGNTMIDGIGVGDIGNIVLRDRKMLAEDGIFIAVVTIDRKKKRVVSKPKVTSRGFVYLKTSRDLLAESGTLVTETVQKNLDNKEFDWTHLKQDVRDKLSRFLFEQTKRRPVILPVIMEVNQNSAKRQ; this comes from the coding sequence ATGACGAAGATCAATCTGGTCGCTCTTGGTGGGGTACGTGAGAATGGAAAAAACATGTACGCCGTCGAAGTTGACGACCAAATTTTTGTATGCGATTTTGGGTTGAAATACCCTGATAATGAATTACTTGGGATTGATGTTGTGATCCCGGACTTTAGCTATTTGACTGAAAATGCCGACCGAATTGCCGGAATCTTTCTAAGTCACGGCCATGCGGATGCAGTAGGAGCCTTGCCTTATTTTCTTGTGGATCATCCAGTTCCGGTTTTTGGCTCGGAATTGACGATTGCAATGGCCAAGGTCTTCATGCAGCATGACAGCAAAGCCAAGAAGTTTAAAGACTTTCATGTTATTGATGAAAAGTCGGTCATTGACTTTGGTGATGTGTCAGTGTCGTTCTTTAAAACAACGCATAGCATTCCAGGCTCGTTAGGTATCGATATTGAAACCAGCGAAGGCCAGATCGTGTATACCGGCGACTTTAAGTTCGATCCTAGCGCTACCCCGATGTATCAAACGGATTGGGCGCGATTGGCACAAATCGGTAATAAGAAAGTGTTGGCGTTGTTATCTGATTCGGCCAATGCAGAGTCGCCTTATCCGAATGCCAACGAACATGAAATTTATGACCATATCAAAGAAACTTTTGAATACCAAGATGGCCGAATTATCGTGGCAGGTGTTGCCAGCAACATTCAGCGCATTCAACAGGTGATTAATGCCGCTGCATCGCTTGGGCGGCGGGTTGTCTTGACCGGCCGTGATGTCGAAAAGGTCGTTAAAACCGCCATTCGTATGGGCTACATTAAATTGCCAGATGATGACATTTTAGCTAAAACCAAAGAGCTAAAAGGCTTGGCACCGGAAAAGACCGTTATTCTTGAAACCGGCCGGATGGGTGAGCCGATGAAGTCATTGCAACGAATGGCAACATCCCGTCATCGGCTGATTCACATCCATGAAGGGGATCTTGTTTTCATTACCACCACGATTGCCCATGCGATGGAAACCATGGCGGCTCGAACGAAAGACATGATTTATCGTGCAGGCGGGGATGTCAAAGTCTTAGGCGACGATATTCACTCTTCCGGCCACGCTTATAAGAATGATTTGCAACTGATGATCGATTTACTCAAGCCAGAATACTTGGTGCCGGTACAAGGCGAATATCGCTTACTTGCAGCCCACGCGGAAATTGCGCATGAAGCTGGCATTCCGTTAGCTAACATCTTCATTGTCGGGATGGGCGATATTTTGCGGTACGAAAAAGGCCAGATGAACGCCTCTGGTCATGTTAACGCCGGCAATACCATGATCGATGGCATTGGCGTTGGCGATATCGGCAATATTGTTTTACGTGATCGCAAAATGCTGGCCGAAGATGGCATTTTCATTGCGGTTGTCACCATTGACCGTAAGAAAAAGCGCGTTGTTTCCAAGCCCAAAGTCACAAGTCGCGGGTTTGTTTATCTTAAAACCAGTCGTGACTTATTGGCCGAAAGCGGCACCTTGGTAACGGAGACGGTACAAAAGAATCTGGATAACAAAGAATTTGACTGGACCCATTTGAAACAAGATGTTCGAGATAAACTCAGCCGCTTCTTATTCGAACAGACAAAGCGGCGTCCTGTCATTTTGCCGGTCATCATGGAAGTTAATCAAAACAGTGCAAAACGGCAATAA
- the tuf gene encoding elongation factor Tu gives MAEKEHYERTKPHVNIGTIGHVDHGKTTLTAAITKVLSEKGLAQAQDYASIDAAPEEKERGITINTAHVEYETEKRHYAHIDAPGHADYVKNMITGAAQMDGAILVVAATDGPMPQTREHILLARQVGVDYIVVFLNKTDLVDDPELIDLVEMEVRELLSEYDYPGDDIPVLRGSALKALEGDPEQEKVIMELMDTIDEYIPTPVRETDKPFLMPVEDVFTITGRGTVASGRIDRGTVKVGDEVEIIGLKPDVLKSTVTGLEMFRKTLDLGEAGDNVGVLLRGINRDQVERGQVLAKPGSIQLHNKFKGEVYILTKEEGGRHTPFFSNYRPQFYFHTTDVTGVIELPDGVEMVMPGDNVTFEVDLIAPVAIEKGTKFTVREGGRTVGAGVVSEILD, from the coding sequence ATGGCTGAAAAAGAACACTATGAACGCACAAAGCCCCACGTAAACATTGGTACGATCGGGCACGTTGACCACGGTAAAACTACTTTGACCGCGGCTATCACCAAGGTATTGTCGGAGAAAGGCCTTGCCCAAGCGCAGGACTATGCTTCGATTGATGCTGCTCCAGAAGAAAAAGAACGTGGTATCACCATCAACACCGCCCACGTTGAATATGAAACGGAAAAGCGCCACTACGCACATATTGATGCGCCAGGGCATGCTGACTACGTTAAGAACATGATCACCGGTGCTGCCCAAATGGACGGTGCGATTCTGGTCGTTGCTGCAACTGATGGCCCAATGCCACAAACACGTGAACATATTCTGTTGGCGCGTCAGGTTGGTGTTGATTACATCGTTGTTTTCTTGAACAAGACTGACTTGGTTGATGATCCAGAATTGATCGACTTGGTTGAAATGGAAGTTCGGGAATTGCTCAGCGAATACGATTATCCTGGTGATGATATTCCTGTTCTCCGCGGTTCTGCCTTGAAAGCACTTGAAGGCGATCCTGAACAGGAAAAGGTTATCATGGAATTGATGGATACCATCGATGAATATATCCCAACCCCAGTTCGTGAAACCGACAAGCCTTTCTTGATGCCTGTTGAAGATGTCTTCACCATTACTGGTCGTGGTACCGTTGCTTCTGGTCGTATCGATCGTGGTACGGTTAAGGTCGGCGATGAAGTTGAAATCATCGGTTTGAAGCCAGATGTTCTCAAATCCACCGTTACCGGTCTTGAAATGTTCCGTAAGACCTTGGATCTTGGTGAAGCCGGCGATAACGTTGGTGTCCTGCTTCGTGGGATTAACCGTGACCAAGTTGAACGTGGCCAAGTTTTGGCAAAGCCAGGTTCAATCCAGTTGCACAACAAGTTCAAGGGTGAAGTTTATATCTTGACAAAAGAAGAAGGTGGCCGTCATACGCCATTCTTCTCCAACTATCGTCCGCAGTTCTACTTCCACACCACCGATGTTACCGGTGTGATTGAATTGCCAGATGGCGTTGAAATGGTTATGCCTGGCGATAACGTTACTTTCGAAGTTGACCTGATCGCTCCGGTTGCTATCGAAAAAGGTACCAAGTTCACCGTTCGTGAAGGTGGCCGTACTGTTGGTGCCGGCGTTGTTTCCGAAATTCTTGACTAA
- a CDS encoding DUF3737 family protein encodes MVSYNNQFFHGERSLFGQENATIVKTTFGKGESPLKESRNIKLDQSIFLYKYPLWYSQHITVANTIFETMARSGIWYTNDITMSDSAIQAPKTFRRSQNIRLKNVHFSDASESLWNCNHISFDHVQASGNYIGMNSTNIVANHLDLIGDYAFDGAKNVEIHHSTLVTKDAFWNCENITIYDSTINGAYLGWNTKNLTLINCTIESNQGLCYVDHLTMKNCALLHSDLVFEYSTNINADICSDIISVKNPSSGNIRAQSIGNIILEADKIEPAKTKITVTQPSEIKQSA; translated from the coding sequence ATGGTGAGTTACAACAATCAATTTTTTCATGGTGAACGTTCTCTGTTTGGTCAGGAAAATGCCACCATTGTCAAAACGACTTTTGGAAAAGGTGAATCTCCTCTGAAGGAAAGTCGCAATATTAAACTAGATCAGTCAATTTTTCTATATAAGTATCCGCTTTGGTACAGCCAGCACATTACGGTGGCTAACACCATCTTCGAAACCATGGCGCGGTCAGGCATCTGGTATACGAATGACATCACTATGTCCGATAGTGCAATTCAAGCACCAAAAACTTTTCGCCGTAGCCAGAATATTCGCTTAAAAAACGTTCATTTTTCCGATGCCAGTGAAAGTTTGTGGAACTGCAATCACATTAGCTTTGACCATGTGCAAGCAAGTGGTAACTATATTGGTATGAATAGCACAAACATTGTCGCCAACCACCTCGATTTGATTGGTGATTACGCCTTTGATGGTGCTAAAAATGTTGAAATTCATCATTCCACGCTTGTAACCAAAGATGCATTTTGGAACTGTGAGAACATTACTATCTATGATTCCACTATTAATGGTGCTTATCTAGGCTGGAATACAAAAAATCTGACGCTTATCAATTGTACAATCGAGAGCAATCAGGGGTTATGTTATGTTGATCATTTAACAATGAAAAACTGCGCACTGCTTCATTCCGATTTGGTCTTTGAATACAGCACCAATATCAATGCCGACATTTGTTCCGATATTATCAGCGTCAAGAATCCAAGCAGCGGCAACATCCGAGCACAATCGATCGGTAACATCATTCTGGAAGCGGACAAAATTGAACCAGCTAAAACCAAGATTACAGTGACACAGCCAAGCGAAATTAAACAGTCAGCTTAA
- a CDS encoding SIR2 family NAD-dependent protein deacylase, with translation MKQVQRLQQAAALIRQHHQIVAFTGAGISTESGIPDLNGIDQILKKSHKFAGDIFRFLDPEEASADPSGFYQLYRQTFCQPEALPNRAHQALVQLEQANKLLGVVTMNVDYLHQTAGTRHVAEYWGDVRHNHCTICHHSYDWQKPSTSTVPTCPNCGGLILPDFVLRRLATYPDEIKYGQQMLAQADLLLIIGTRRPATSFRLNCPKIVINTSQSARDSLHESNTIYLSGKAAELLHDIVA, from the coding sequence TTGAAACAAGTACAACGTTTACAGCAGGCAGCAGCCCTTATTCGCCAACATCACCAAATCGTTGCCTTCACTGGTGCCGGTATCTCCACAGAATCTGGCATTCCAGATTTGAACGGGATTGATCAAATCTTAAAAAAATCACACAAATTTGCTGGTGACATATTTCGTTTTCTTGATCCAGAAGAAGCCAGCGCCGACCCGTCTGGTTTCTACCAGCTATACCGCCAGACGTTCTGTCAGCCAGAGGCGTTACCCAACAGAGCCCATCAAGCGTTAGTGCAGCTCGAACAGGCTAACAAGCTGCTTGGTGTGGTGACGATGAATGTTGACTATCTCCATCAAACAGCCGGAACCCGTCATGTTGCCGAATACTGGGGCGATGTCCGGCATAATCACTGCACGATTTGTCATCATTCTTATGACTGGCAAAAACCGTCAACCAGCACTGTGCCGACTTGCCCCAATTGTGGCGGACTGATTTTACCTGACTTCGTTTTAAGACGCCTGGCAACCTACCCAGACGAAATAAAATATGGTCAGCAAATGCTCGCACAAGCGGACCTCTTGTTAATCATTGGCACGCGCCGTCCTGCCACCAGCTTTCGATTAAACTGTCCAAAAATTGTCATCAATACCTCTCAATCTGCTAGAGACAGTTTGCATGAGTCAAATACCATTTATTTATCCGGTAAGGCTGCTGAACTTCTCCATGACATCGTAGCGTAA
- a CDS encoding carboxymuconolactone decarboxylase family protein: protein MSEKTRLENGQETLAQVDGEAAANVMHSLADIAPDVGKYILEFAFSDIYNRPGLDLKQREMITVTALLIQGDTADQLQVHLNGALNVGLTKTEVVETMIHCIPYIGFPRVLNGLTVARHVFETR, encoded by the coding sequence ATGTCAGAAAAAACACGATTAGAAAATGGTCAGGAGACGCTTGCCCAAGTTGACGGTGAGGCTGCGGCCAACGTTATGCATTCGTTAGCCGACATTGCGCCTGATGTTGGTAAATATATTTTGGAATTTGCTTTTAGCGATATTTACAACCGTCCTGGCTTGGACCTAAAACAGCGGGAAATGATCACCGTCACCGCGCTGCTTATCCAAGGCGATACCGCCGACCAACTACAGGTTCATCTCAATGGGGCACTCAATGTCGGTCTGACTAAAACCGAAGTTGTCGAAACGATGATTCACTGCATTCCTTATATTGGCTTTCCTCGGGTACTAAATGGCTTAACGGTTGCCCGGCACGTTTTCGAAACCAGATGA
- a CDS encoding MerR family transcriptional regulator: MGYPIGKFSKMVSLSIDTLRYYEKEHLIIPDRDQNNRRTYSDADQRWIAFIKRLKATGMPIKEIKTYARLRYQGNSTIDERLKLLFTQKSRLAAQRREIDAHIAFLENKITTYHQLKAKLTTENSKK; this comes from the coding sequence ATGGGCTACCCAATTGGTAAATTTTCAAAAATGGTTTCACTGTCAATTGATACGTTGCGATACTACGAAAAAGAACACTTGATTATTCCCGACCGCGATCAAAATAATCGACGGACCTACTCAGATGCTGATCAGCGCTGGATTGCATTCATCAAGCGGCTAAAAGCAACTGGCATGCCCATCAAGGAAATCAAAACTTATGCCCGTTTACGGTATCAAGGCAATAGCACCATTGACGAACGTCTGAAGTTACTCTTCACGCAAAAATCCCGGTTAGCGGCACAACGCCGGGAAATTGATGCCCATATTGCATTTTTAGAAAACAAAATCACGACCTATCATCAGCTAAAAGCCAAATTAACCACAGAAAATTCAAAAAAGTGA